One genomic window of Magnolia sinica isolate HGM2019 chromosome 3, MsV1, whole genome shotgun sequence includes the following:
- the LOC131238989 gene encoding UPF0481 protein At3g47200-like, producing MSTVEVNDVFRTTAGNFYMPSVNTSVSLQTIYRVPDRIQQANEGAFKAYGPQVVTIGPYYHHEEFERHKERYQKSILFRNRNHVLEDYHTAIVENEARSCYSGYVHPKGNEFVKMMVLDGCFIVELFLREKEKKENKEKKPENEQSEEDPIFSTIWMLPLIRYDMLLLENQIPFSVLKVIYEKASGGNGSLVELALDFFKPIIPNHEENEIKVSDHQINFNYFHLLHLFHSYLCPKGSNEANETKLTINNSRPIKMIPCVTELQLAGVKFKKKKDFSSFLDVKFSGGVLEIPYFCIDDHTNTLLRNLVALEQFCYPKVKTIHFTNYVGFMDCLINTSKDVALLHRKGIIDHLLGSDGHVADLFNQLCYGIFNDFEDHNYLSGIYKDVDKYYNNPWKTRLANLKSDYFTNPWASLSSAAAVILILLTFLQTFYAIFAYHRPGS from the coding sequence ATGTCAACTGTGGAAGTGAACGATGTGTTCAGGACCACAGCCGGCAATTTCTACATGCCATCGGTCAACACATCCGTTTCCTTGCAAACCATCTACAGAGTTCCAGACAGAATCCAGCAAGCAAACGAGGGTGCGTTCAAGGCGTACGGGCCCCAGGTCGTGACGATCGGCCCATACTATCACCATGAAGAATTTGAAAGGCACAAAGAGCGGTACCAAAAGTCAATCCTCTTCCGCAATCGCAACCATGTGTTGGAGGACTACCACACCGCAATCGTGGAGAATGAAGCGCGAAGTTGCTACTCGGGGTATGTCCACCCCAAAGGCAACGAGTTTGTCAAAATGATGGTGCTTGATGGTTGCTTCATTGTTGAGCTCTTTCTcagggagaaagaaaagaaagaaaacaaagaaaagaagccAGAAAATGAGCAATCCGAGGAGGACCCTATATTTAGTACGATTTGGATGCTGCCCCTTATCAGGTATGATATGCTCCTCCTCGAAAATCAAATTCCCTTCTCTGTTCTGAAGGTTATTTACGAAAAGGCTAGTGGGGGGAATGGTTCACTTGTGGAACTCGCCCTTGATTTCTTCAAACCCATCATACCTAATCATGAGGAAAACGAGATCAAGGTTTCCGACCATCAGATCAATTTTAACTACTTTCATCTGCTCCATTTGTTCCACTCGTATTTGTGCCCGAAAGGTTCAAATGAGGCAAATGAGACCAAGTTGACTATTAATAACAGTCGACCAATCAAGATGATCCCTTGCGTGACTGAACTCCAACTTGCCGGGGTCAAGTTCAAGAAGAAGAAGGACTTCAGTAGCTTCTTGGATGTGAAATTTAGCGGCGGGGTGTTGGAAATCCCGTACTTCTGTATAGATGACCATACCAATACTCTCCTTCGGAACCTTGTAGCGTTGGAACAATTCTGCTACCCAAAAGTAAAAACGATCCATTTCACGAATTACGTTGGGTTCATGGATTGCCTTATCAACACATCCAAGGATGTGGCATTACTCCATCGCAAGGGGATCATAGATCATTTGTTGGGAAGTGATGGGCATGTGGCAGACTTATTCAACCAGCTCTGCTATGGGATATTCAATGATTTCGAGGATCATAATTACCTTTCCGGTATATACAAGGATGTGGATAAATATTACAACAACCCATGGAAGACGCGTTTGGCGAACTTGAAGAGTGATTATTTCACCAATCCGTGGGCCAGCCTTTCTTCGGCAGCGGCCGTAATCCTCATCCTGCTCACTTTCCTCCAAACTTTCTACGCTATCTTTGCTTACCACCGGCCAGGGTCCTAG